One stretch of Anabas testudineus chromosome 24, fAnaTes1.2, whole genome shotgun sequence DNA includes these proteins:
- the plg gene encoding plasminogen, whose product MRSDLYKAAFLLGALVCTVTSSDVDSYVKTEGAWILSLQKRQYSVNTVAECSNKCNMETSFTCRSFMYVEKDQECWTAGANTKSDTTVRRSSTVLYEKKAYLLECVNGIGTDYRGTKSKTKTGKTCQGWETLFPHRPNITPRTHPLADLESNFCRNPDGDSGGPWCYTTDSNTRWEHCNVSSCTEECIHCSGENYRGKVSTTQSGFTCQRWDSQKPHNHGYNPSALPEKYLEENYCRNPDGDPKPWCFTTSPSKRWDFCSIPRCTSEPPTIVPELTCATGEGGSYRGTIAVTESGKTCQSWSAQTPHKHNRTPDNYPCKGLDNNYCRNPDNERKPWCYTTDPETRWEYCSVPSCGNAPRPDDPVIPPESEDCYEGNGSSYRGITSETVSGKKCQWWNSMSPHSHQKTEDKFPNADLKRNLCRNPDGDRAPWCYTTDPSVRWEYCSVKKCSSGAPTTQSSVPQDPSIVAQNPFIVSPTPQEPDCKIGKGETYRGPTSITTSGVTCQEWSSQSPHQHNSFTPQSHPDKGLEGNSCRNPDGDVNGPWCYTTDRNKKWEHCQIPDCEENKCGMPVTQPKRCFGRIVGGCVSKPYSWPWQISLRTDTGIHFCGGTLIHPQWVLTAAHCLERSKRPAAYKVLLGINTERANEPSKQEKRLEKLVLGPNGADIALLKLESNALICDKVLPACLPEKDYIVPSGTECYVTGWGETQGTGGEGVLKEAGFPVIENKICNRPSYLNGRVKDHEMCAGNIEGGTDSCQGDSGGPLVCYAQNKYVLQGVTSWGLGCANAMKPGVYARVSKFVDWIDRTIKAN is encoded by the exons TTACTAGTTCTGATGTGGACAGCTATGTCAAAACTGAAGGGGCATGGATCCTGTCACTGCAAAAACGACAGTATTCAGTGAACACAGTGGCTGAATGTTCCAACAAATGTAATATGGAAACATCCTTCACATGCAG GTCTTTCATGTATGTTGAAAAGGACCAAGAGTGTTGGACAGCAGGCGCAAACACTAAATCAGACACTACCGTGCGCAGAAGCAGCACAGTCTTATATGAAAAAAAAG CTTACCTCCTGGAGTGTGTGAATGGAATAGGAACAGACTACAGAGgaacaaagagcaaaacaaaaacaggaaaaacctGTCAGGGATGGGAAACATTATTCCCACACAGGCCTAA catcaCACCACGGACCCACCCGTTAGCAGACCTAGAGTCTAACTTTTGCAGAAACCCTGATGGAGACAGTGGGGGACCTTGGTGTTACACCACTGATTCCAACACCCGCTGGGAGCACTGTAATGTATCCAGCTGCACTG AGGAGTGTATACACTGCAGTGGTGAGAACTACAGAGGAAAAGTTTCCACTACTCAAAGCGGCTTCACCTGCCAACGCTGGGACTCCCAGAAACCTCACAACCATGGCTACAACCCAAGCGC TCTTCCAGAGAAGTATCTTGAAGAGAACTACTGCAGGAACCCTGATGGAGACCCCAAACCTTGGTGCTTCACCACCAGCCCATCCAAACGATGGGACTTCTGTTCCATTCCTCGCTGCA CGTCCGAGCCTCCCACCATTGTCCCAGAGCTAACGTGTGCCACCGGTGAAGGTGGATCATACAGAGGCACGATTGCTGTGACGGAGTCTGGGAAAACATGCCAGAGCTGGTCAGCTCagacaccacacaaacacaaccgTACCCCAGACAACTACCCCTGCAA agGCCTAGATAACAACTACTGCCGTAACCCCGATAATGAGAGGAAGCCCTGGTGTTACACCACGGATCCTGAAACTCGCTGGGAATACTGCAGCGTGCCGAGCTGTGGGAATGCACCCCGACCAG ATGACCCAGTGATCCCACCAGAGTCAGAAGACTGTTATGAGGGAAACGGTTCGAGTTACCGTGGCATAACATCAGAGACCGTCAGCGGAAAGAAATGTCAGTGGTGGAACTCCATGTCTCCTCACAGCCATCAAAAAACTGAAGATAAATTCCCCAACGC GGACCTCAAGAGGAATCTGTGCAGGAACCCCGATGGAGACCGGGCTCCTTGGTGTTACACTACAGATCCCTCTGTGCGCTGGGAATACTGCAGCGTGAAGAAATGCTCTTCAGGAGCACCAACCACCCAAAGTTCTGTACCCCAGGACCCTTCCATAGTCGCCCAAAACCCTTTCATAGTCTCTCCGACCCCACAAGAGCCAG ACTGTAAGATTGGAAAAGGAGAAACATACAGAGGTCCAACCTCCATCACTACATCAGGGGTGACCTGTCAGGAATGGAGTTCTCAGTCTCCTCACCAACACAACAGCTTCACACCACAAAGTCACCCTGACAAGGGCCTGGAAGGCAAT agctgcagaaaccCAGACGGTGATGTCAATGGACCGTGGTGTTACACTACTGACAGGAACAAGAAATGGGAGCACTGTCAGATCCCTGACTGTGAAGAAA ATAAATGTGGGATGCCAGTCACCCAACCAAAGCGTTGTTTTGGTCGTATTGTTGGAGGATGCGTCTCTAAGCCATACTCATGGCCCTGGCAAATCAGCCTCCGGACCGA TACTGGAATCCATTTCTGTGGAGGAACTCTGATCCATCCACAGTGGGTCCTCACTGCTGCACACTGCCTGGAGAG atccAAGAGGCCTGCAGCCTACAAAGTTCTCCTGGGTATCAACACAGAGAGAGCCAATGAGCCATCGAAACAGGAGAAGAGACTGGAAAAACTGGTGCTGGGACCCAACGGAGCCGACATTGCTCTGCTTAAACTGGAAAG CAACGCACTGATATGTGACAAAGTCCTACCAGCTTGTCTACCGGAGAAGGACTATATTGTTCCCAGCGGCACCGAGTGTTACGTGACTGGATGGGGTGAGACTCAAG GTACAGGAGGCGAGGGCGTCCTGAAGGAAGCTGGGTTCCCTGTGATCGAGAACAAGATCTGTAATCGTCCATCCTACCTGAACGGCAGAGTCAAAGACCACGAGATGTGTGCAGGAAACATTGAGGGAGGAACAGACAGCTGCCAG GGCGACAGCGGCGGCCCTCTGGTGTGCTATGCCCAGAACAAATATGTCCTGCAGGGTGTCACGTCCTGGGGTTTGGGATGTGCTAATGCCATGAAACCCGGCGTCTATGCTCGAGTCTCCAAGTTCGTTGATTGGATCGACAGAACCATTAAAGCCAATTAG
- the LOC113149270 gene encoding solute carrier family 22 member 2-like isoform X1, whose product MPTFDDLLEEAGSFGRCQRRVFALLSLLPVLFAGVYVGIVFQGFTPDHWCRDSAVVEKRESCGWSLADSRRLTVPSVNSSGSVQYSSCEQYQVDWNSTGLTCDTRDLNLSRVPVTACKDGWEYDYEGRKSFVTEFDLVCSDGWFVDMYQSTFSVGNLIGSFAFGYFADRFGRRLCLLVSIMVNAMSGLILAVVPNYISILVARTAFGFGAKGCWMASYVLIAEIVGVEYRRTVGILYQIMFSFGVILLPLLAYYITDWRWLQVIFSAPYILFLSCYWFVPESPRWLISQNKSSKALEITAAMAKENKRTLKQYEEVAEDEGDSPTASLLDLIRTPKMRKHTFILSFNWFTSAVVYQGLIMRVGITGGNLYIDFLITALVEFPAALLILFTIERIGRRLPFALSNIIAGASCLAAAFIADGMVWLKMVAACIGRLGITIAFEMVLFVNTEIYPTYVRNLGVSVCSTLCDVGGMIAPFLLYRLAAVWLELPLIIFGIVAFIAGGLVFFLPETKGIPLPETIDDIEFPDRKKENQENKHSKKLKVRAENQETAL is encoded by the exons ATGCCGACCTTTGATGACCTCCTGGAGGAGGCTGGCTCCTTCGGCCGCTGCCAGAGGCGTGTCTTCgccctgctctctctgctgccgGTGCTTTTTGCAGGTGTGTACGTTGGCATCGTCTTCCAGGGGTTCACCCCGGACCACTGGTGCCGGGACTCCGCGGTGGTGGAGAAGAGGGAGTCGTGTGGCTGGAGCCTGGCGGACAGTCGCAGGCTGACGGTGCCTTCAGTCAACAGCTCTGGATCTGTGCAGTACAGCAGCTGTGAGCAGTACCAGGTGGACTGGAACAGCACAGGACTCACCTGTGACACCCGGGACCTGAACCTCAGCAGAGTCCCGGTCACTGCGTGCAAG gATGGCTGGGAGTATGACTATGAAGGCAGGAAGTCCTTCGTCACAGAG TTTGACCTGGTGTGCTCCGATGGATGGTTCGTGGACATGTACCAGTCCACCTTCAGCGTTGGAAACCTCATCGGCAGCTTTGCTTTTGGTTACTTCGCTGACAG GTTTGGGAGGAGGCTCTGTTTGCTGGTGTCCATCATGGTGAACGCCATGTCAGGCCTCATCCTGGCTGTGGTTCCGAACTATATCTCCATCCTGGTGGCGAGGACCGCGTTTGGTTTTGGAGCCAAAGGATGCTGGATGGCCTCTTACGTGCTGA TCGCAGAAATCGTTGGAGTTGAATACAGACGAACAGTTGGCATCTTGTATCAGATCATGTTCAGTTTCGGTGtcatcctcctccctctgctcgCCTACTACATCACTGACTGGCGCTGGCTGCAGGTCATCTTCTCTGCGCCCTACATCCTGTTCCTGTCCTGTTACTG GTTTGTTCCAGAGTCTCCGCGGTGGCTCATCTCCCAGAACAAATCGTCTAAAGCTCTGGAGATCACTGCAGCTATGGCCAAGGAGAACAAGAGGACACTCAAACAATATGAG GAAGTGGCCGAGGACGAGGGTGACTCCCCCACCGCCTCTTTGCTGGACTTGATCAGAACACCGAAGATGAGGAAACACACGTTCATTCTCTCGTTCAACTG GTTCACCAGTGCTGTGGTTTATCAGGGTCTCATCATGCGGGTTGGAATAACAGGAGGAAATCTCTACATCGACTTCCTCATCACTGCCCTGGTGGAGTTTCCTGCTGCCTTACTCATCCTCTTCACCATTGAACGCATTGGCCGACGTCTTCCCTTTGCCCTCTCCAACATCATAGCTGGAGCCTCCTGCTTAGCAGCTGCCTTCATCGCTGACG GAATGGTGTGGTTGAAGATGGTGGCGGCCTGTATCGGTCGACTCGGCATCACCATAGCTTTTGAGATGGTCTTGTTTGTTAACACTGAGATCTACCCAACATATGTAAG GAACCTGGGAGTTTCCGTTTGTTCCACTCTGTGCGACGTTGGTGGGATGATAGCTCCCTTCCTGCTCTACAGACTGGCTGCCGTCTGGCTCGAGCTGCCACTCATCATCTTTG GTATTGTAGCTTTCATCGCTGGAGGTTTGGTCTTTTTCCTGCCTGAGACCAAAGGAATTCCTCTACCTGAGACCATCGATGATATTGAATTCCCTGATCG AAAAAAGGAGAATCAGGAGAACAAGCACAGCAAGAAGCTTAAAGTCAGAGCCGAGAACCAGGAAACAGCACTGTGA
- the LOC113149270 gene encoding solute carrier family 22 member 2-like isoform X2, producing MPTFDDLLEEAGSFGRCQRRVFALLSLLPVLFAGVYVGIVFQGFTPDHWCRDSAVVEKRESCGWSLADSRRLTVPSVNSSGSVQYSSCEQYQVDWNSTGLTCDTRDLNLSRVPVTACKFDLVCSDGWFVDMYQSTFSVGNLIGSFAFGYFADRFGRRLCLLVSIMVNAMSGLILAVVPNYISILVARTAFGFGAKGCWMASYVLIAEIVGVEYRRTVGILYQIMFSFGVILLPLLAYYITDWRWLQVIFSAPYILFLSCYWFVPESPRWLISQNKSSKALEITAAMAKENKRTLKQYEEVAEDEGDSPTASLLDLIRTPKMRKHTFILSFNWFTSAVVYQGLIMRVGITGGNLYIDFLITALVEFPAALLILFTIERIGRRLPFALSNIIAGASCLAAAFIADGMVWLKMVAACIGRLGITIAFEMVLFVNTEIYPTYVRNLGVSVCSTLCDVGGMIAPFLLYRLAAVWLELPLIIFGIVAFIAGGLVFFLPETKGIPLPETIDDIEFPDRKKENQENKHSKKLKVRAENQETAL from the exons ATGCCGACCTTTGATGACCTCCTGGAGGAGGCTGGCTCCTTCGGCCGCTGCCAGAGGCGTGTCTTCgccctgctctctctgctgccgGTGCTTTTTGCAGGTGTGTACGTTGGCATCGTCTTCCAGGGGTTCACCCCGGACCACTGGTGCCGGGACTCCGCGGTGGTGGAGAAGAGGGAGTCGTGTGGCTGGAGCCTGGCGGACAGTCGCAGGCTGACGGTGCCTTCAGTCAACAGCTCTGGATCTGTGCAGTACAGCAGCTGTGAGCAGTACCAGGTGGACTGGAACAGCACAGGACTCACCTGTGACACCCGGGACCTGAACCTCAGCAGAGTCCCGGTCACTGCGTGCAAG TTTGACCTGGTGTGCTCCGATGGATGGTTCGTGGACATGTACCAGTCCACCTTCAGCGTTGGAAACCTCATCGGCAGCTTTGCTTTTGGTTACTTCGCTGACAG GTTTGGGAGGAGGCTCTGTTTGCTGGTGTCCATCATGGTGAACGCCATGTCAGGCCTCATCCTGGCTGTGGTTCCGAACTATATCTCCATCCTGGTGGCGAGGACCGCGTTTGGTTTTGGAGCCAAAGGATGCTGGATGGCCTCTTACGTGCTGA TCGCAGAAATCGTTGGAGTTGAATACAGACGAACAGTTGGCATCTTGTATCAGATCATGTTCAGTTTCGGTGtcatcctcctccctctgctcgCCTACTACATCACTGACTGGCGCTGGCTGCAGGTCATCTTCTCTGCGCCCTACATCCTGTTCCTGTCCTGTTACTG GTTTGTTCCAGAGTCTCCGCGGTGGCTCATCTCCCAGAACAAATCGTCTAAAGCTCTGGAGATCACTGCAGCTATGGCCAAGGAGAACAAGAGGACACTCAAACAATATGAG GAAGTGGCCGAGGACGAGGGTGACTCCCCCACCGCCTCTTTGCTGGACTTGATCAGAACACCGAAGATGAGGAAACACACGTTCATTCTCTCGTTCAACTG GTTCACCAGTGCTGTGGTTTATCAGGGTCTCATCATGCGGGTTGGAATAACAGGAGGAAATCTCTACATCGACTTCCTCATCACTGCCCTGGTGGAGTTTCCTGCTGCCTTACTCATCCTCTTCACCATTGAACGCATTGGCCGACGTCTTCCCTTTGCCCTCTCCAACATCATAGCTGGAGCCTCCTGCTTAGCAGCTGCCTTCATCGCTGACG GAATGGTGTGGTTGAAGATGGTGGCGGCCTGTATCGGTCGACTCGGCATCACCATAGCTTTTGAGATGGTCTTGTTTGTTAACACTGAGATCTACCCAACATATGTAAG GAACCTGGGAGTTTCCGTTTGTTCCACTCTGTGCGACGTTGGTGGGATGATAGCTCCCTTCCTGCTCTACAGACTGGCTGCCGTCTGGCTCGAGCTGCCACTCATCATCTTTG GTATTGTAGCTTTCATCGCTGGAGGTTTGGTCTTTTTCCTGCCTGAGACCAAAGGAATTCCTCTACCTGAGACCATCGATGATATTGAATTCCCTGATCG AAAAAAGGAGAATCAGGAGAACAAGCACAGCAAGAAGCTTAAAGTCAGAGCCGAGAACCAGGAAACAGCACTGTGA
- the LOC113149268 gene encoding solute carrier family 22 member 2-like, producing MTTFDDILEEAGKFGRCQKRIFALLCVLSVPFAGVYVGIVFQGFTPDHWCRDSEVVEWRQTCGWSLADSRRLMVPLVNSSDVLQPSSCEQYEVDWNSTAFTCDTEELDFSKSPITACKRGWEYDYEGRRSFVTEFDLVCSNAWLVDMYQATLNVGFLVGSIAIGYLADRLGRKMTFLISNVLNGIAGILVAVAPNYVSLLVFRTLYGFGVKGGWVAGYVLLTEIVGVEFRRTVGVLYQMFFSVGILLLPLLAYFITDWRWLQAVITIPYILMLSYYWFIPESPRWLLSQNKKSKAVKITEDMAKENKMSLSKNIESLTDDNADSNTASFMDLIRTPKIRKHTFILSYNWFTSAVVYQGLIMRLGILGGNVYIDFLISGLVEFPAAFLILFTIERIGRRLPFASANFVAGASCFITAFIPDSMFWFKTVVACIGRLGITMAFEMVIFVNTELYPTFVRNLGVSVCSTLCDVGGIVAPFLLYRLAVIWLELPLIIFGSLAFLAGGLVLLLPETRGVPLPDTIDDIEFPDRMKEKVAQKDQQLTNLLPNSDASTDKCPAAVSAETNV from the exons GCTTTGCTCTGTGTGCTGTCGGTGCCTTTTGCAGGTGTGTACGTCGGCATCGTCTTCCAGGGGTTCACCCCGGATCACTGGTGTCGAGACTCGGAGGTGGTGGAGTGGAGGCAGACATGTGGCTGGAGCCTGGCAGACAGTCGCAGGCTGATGGTGCCTTTAGTCAACAGCTCTGACGTGCTGCAGCCGAGCAGCTGTGAGCAGTATGAGGTGGACTGGAACAGCACAGCCTTCACGTGTGACACTGAGGAACTAGACTTCAGCAAATCTCCCATAACTGCCTGCAAAAGAGGCTGGGAGTACGACTATGAGGGAAGACGGTCGTTTGTTACAGAG tTTGACCTGGTGTGTTCCAATGCGTGGTTGGTGGACATGTACCAGGCCACTCTCAATGTGGGCTTCCTGGTTGGGAGCATTGCTATTGGTTACCTGGCAGACAG GCTCGGCAGGAAAATGACCTTCCTCATTTCCAACGTGTTGAACGGGATTGCAGGGATCCTGGTGGCCGTGGCTCCGAACTATGTGTCTCTGCTGGTTTTCAGAACGCTCTACGGGTTTGGAGTTAAAGGCGGCTGGGTGGCTGGATATGTGCTGT TAACAGAGATCGTAGGGGTGGAGTTCAGACGTACAGTCGGAGTATTGTACCAGATGTTCTTCAGCGTCGGcatccttctcctccctctacTCGCTTACTTCATCACTGACTGGCGTTGGCTGCAGGCTGTCATCACCATCCCATACATCCTCATGTTGTCCTACTACTG gttCATCCCTGAGTCTCCAAGATGGCTTCTGTCTCAGAACAAAAAATCCAAAGCTGTGAAGATCACGGAGGACATGGCCAAAGAAAACAAGATGTCTCTGTCCAAAAACATCGAG TCTCTGACAGATGATAACGCTGACTCCAACACCGCCTCCTTCATGGACCTGATCAGAACTCcgaaaataagaaaacacactttcatCCTCAGCTACAACTG GTTCACCAGTGCTGTTGTCTACCAGGGTTTGATCATGAGGCTCGGGATTCTGGGGGGAAATGTCTACATTGACTTCCTCATCTCTGGCCTGGTGGAGTTCCCCGCTGCGTTCCTTATCCTCTTCACCATCGAACGCATCGGCCGGCGCCTTCCCTTCGCCTCCGCCAACTTCGTGGCTGGAGCCTCCTGCTTCATTACTGCCTTCATTCCTGACA GTATGTTCTGGTTTAAGACTGTGGTGGCCTGTATTGGTCGGCTGGGCATCACCATGGCCTTTGAGATGGTGATTTTTGTAAACACTGAGCTCTACCCAACGTTTGTCAG GAACCTGGGAGTGTCCGTTTGTTCCACTCTGTGCGATGTTGGCGGCATCGTAGCTCCTTTCCTGCTCTACAGACTGGCGGTCATCTGGCTCGAGCTGCCACTCATCATCTTCG GGTCTCTGGCCTTCCTGGCCGGTGGTTTGGTGCTGCTGCTCCCTGAGACTCGAGGCGTGCCGCTGCCCGACACCATCGATGACATCGAGTTCCCCGACAG GATGAAGGAGAAAGTTGCACAGAAGGACCAGCAGTTGACCAACCTGCTGCCCAACAGCGATGCATCGACCGACAAATGTCCAGCAGCCGTGTCTGCAGAGACGAACGTGTGA